In Burkholderia pseudomultivorans, the DNA window GACGTGCAGTTGCACCGGATGCCGGTGCTCGACCGCAACCTGAAGCTCGTCGGCATGGTGTCGCTCGGCGACATCGCGACGCGGGCCGGTGGCGCCGAGCGCGACGAACTGGCCAACACGCTCGAGGACGTCTCGCTGCCGCGACGTCGCTGATCGCGCAGCGGCCCGCGTTCGCGACTTCGGCCGATCTTCGGCCCGGCGTGCACCGGCGACGGCAGCGCGCGCCGCTTCGACCAGGAGGTTTTCGATGACTACGGACAGACAGTCTCGCGACGGCGCGCAGATCGTCGGCGCCAGCCGGCGCACGCCGCGCGGGCCGGGGCCGGACGTGATGGCCGCCGGCACGCTGACCGGCGATCGCGTGCTGACGATGGACGGCGACGACGTCGGCAAGATCGCGGACATCATGCTCGATGTTCGCTCCGGATGCGTCGCCTATGCGGTCGTGTCGTCGGGCGGCCTGGCCGGGATCGGCGACAAGCTGCTCGCGGTCCCGTGGAACGTGCTGGCGCTCGACGTCGAGCGCAAGTGTTTCGTGTTGCCGGTCGACACCGACCGCGTGCGCGCCGCGCCGGGCTTCTCGAAGGACCGCTGGCCCGCGATGGCGGACCCGGCCTGGGCCGAGGCGCTGCACGCGTATTACGGCAGCCCGCCGTACTGGCTGATCGAGGAAGGTGAAACGGACTTCGACTCGCCGCCGTACGAGGCGTCGCCGGGCGGCCCGGAAGACGAGCCGCGCCGGAATTGAGCCGCCGGCTCGGCGACGCGGCCGGCTTTCCTTCGCACCGGCGCGGCCGTCAGTGCGTCGCGCCGATCTTCCGCGCAAGCTGGCGCGCTGCGGCGAGATGTGCGCGGAGCGCCGGCACCGTGCTCGTCGCGAACGCGCGAAGCTGCGAATCGCGCCCGTCGCGCGCCTCGGCCTCGTACACGCGAATCGCCGCCTCGTGCGCGCGCGGGCCCGCGAGCTCGAGATAGCCCGCATCGAACGCCGGTCCGCTGCGTTTGCGCAGCGCCGTGAGCGCCGGATCCACGAGCATCCGCGTCTGCACCGGCACGCCTTTGTCCGCACCGATTTGCCGCAGCGTACCCGCGATGCGTTCGTGGTCGTCGACCATCCGCTGCGCGAACGCCTTCACCTGCCGATTCGCGGAGCGATCGAGCGCGAGCCGGCTCGCCTGGACGACGGTCTTGCCGATCATCGCGGCCTTGTCGACGAATTCCGCATCGATGCCGGTCGGCCGGCGCGTCATGTCCGCTTCGTCGCGGGTCGGGCCGGGGCGCACCACGCCCGGCGCGACCTGCGTCGACGACGCGGGCGGCGTCTGTGCCTCGGCATGCGGCGACGCGCTCGACAGCGCGGCGC includes these proteins:
- a CDS encoding PRC-barrel domain-containing protein; its protein translation is MTTDRQSRDGAQIVGASRRTPRGPGPDVMAAGTLTGDRVLTMDGDDVGKIADIMLDVRSGCVAYAVVSSGGLAGIGDKLLAVPWNVLALDVERKCFVLPVDTDRVRAAPGFSKDRWPAMADPAWAEALHAYYGSPPYWLIEEGETDFDSPPYEASPGGPEDEPRRN
- a CDS encoding DUF4142 domain-containing protein, whose protein sequence is MKPDDKRDDAHRPVARVRRAIASALLAVAGAALSSASPHAEAQTPPASSTQVAPGVVRPGPTRDEADMTRRPTGIDAEFVDKAAMIGKTVVQASRLALDRSANRQVKAFAQRMVDDHERIAGTLRQIGADKGVPVQTRMLVDPALTALRKRSGPAFDAGYLELAGPRAHEAAIRVYEAEARDGRDSQLRAFATSTVPALRAHLAAARQLARKIGATH